A region from the Microbacterium lacus genome encodes:
- a CDS encoding PP2C family protein-serine/threonine phosphatase — protein sequence MRPALVVSTGSATHAGLRRALNEDAHLASAPVFVVADGMGGHEAGERASAAVIAEFATSVGRTSLHLDDVRLALARARVVVERLSLSADGRAGTTLSGVVIAAVDGMGYWLAVNIGDSRTYRLADGELEQISVDHSVVQELIETGELTPEAALTDRRRNIITRAIGASSTGDADYWLFPAELGDRILVCSDGLTSEISDERIRAVLSSVPDPQEAADVLVGEAVEAGGRDNITVVVVDAVSVASRPGTLLETDSDMDMDTRPREAAGGVR from the coding sequence GTGAGGCCGGCGCTGGTCGTCTCGACCGGCTCCGCGACGCACGCGGGTCTGCGCCGCGCCCTGAACGAGGACGCGCACTTGGCGAGCGCGCCCGTGTTCGTGGTCGCCGACGGGATGGGCGGGCACGAGGCGGGCGAGCGCGCCAGTGCCGCAGTGATCGCGGAATTCGCGACGTCGGTGGGACGCACGTCGCTTCACCTCGACGACGTGCGTCTCGCCCTCGCGCGGGCCCGGGTCGTCGTCGAACGGCTCTCCCTCTCGGCGGACGGGCGGGCGGGCACCACCCTCAGCGGTGTGGTCATCGCAGCCGTGGACGGGATGGGGTACTGGCTCGCGGTCAACATCGGCGACTCCCGGACGTACCGGCTCGCCGACGGCGAGCTCGAGCAGATCAGCGTGGACCACTCGGTCGTCCAAGAGCTCATCGAGACCGGTGAGCTCACCCCGGAGGCAGCCCTCACCGACCGGCGCCGCAACATCATCACGCGTGCCATCGGCGCGAGCAGCACGGGGGACGCCGACTACTGGCTGTTTCCGGCGGAGCTCGGCGACCGGATCCTGGTGTGCTCGGACGGTCTGACCTCCGAGATCTCCGACGAGCGGATCCGCGCGGTGCTCTCGAGCGTGCCGGACCCGCAGGAGGCCGCCGACGTCCTCGTCGGTGAGGCGGTCGAGGCCGGCGGGCGCGACAACATCACCGTGGTCGTCGTGGACGCCGTTTCGGTCGCCTCGCGCCCGGGCACGCTTCTCGAGACCGATTCGGACATGGACATGGACACGCGTCCGCGGGAAGCCGCAGGAGGAGTTCGCTGA
- a CDS encoding RDD family protein produces the protein MTEDPSAPIAPISRRAIAYVIDAFIQTALVFVLIGAVIVTATVVGPQGMLTALLIGGIIAALLILGWLVIYTLMQAGRGSIGMRAQGLRLATATGDARLGFGRALLRNIVFWAACAIVVGYFTPLFDGSGRFQGWHDKAAGALMLNANANAKANADVASAQTAKTDAAPAMTKADAAAPASADIAPAAQAPATRPAPAPAPAPSSAPPVASTDQGALIAFVPGVSRSSAAREDAPVAQTGADELDATVQAPPAATAAPPAPSRPDPAAPSPAPVAPEPDDIEDTRISIPGHRLVFTWDDGTRTSVSRRTIFGRNPTPEDGAVIVSVRDETLSLSKTHFEAAAEASGGWVRDRHSTNGMTLVRDGQRIACPAGQRVTVRLGDAIEIGDRIVTIGGYA, from the coding sequence ATGACGGAGGATCCGTCCGCACCCATCGCGCCGATCTCTCGGCGCGCGATCGCGTACGTCATCGACGCGTTCATCCAGACGGCGCTGGTTTTCGTCCTCATCGGCGCGGTCATCGTGACGGCGACGGTCGTGGGCCCGCAGGGCATGCTCACGGCGCTTCTGATCGGCGGGATCATCGCCGCGCTCCTGATCCTCGGCTGGCTCGTGATCTACACCCTGATGCAGGCGGGCCGCGGCTCGATCGGCATGCGGGCACAGGGACTCCGGCTCGCCACGGCGACGGGCGACGCCCGCCTGGGGTTCGGTCGGGCTCTCCTGCGCAACATCGTGTTCTGGGCGGCGTGCGCGATCGTCGTCGGGTACTTCACCCCGCTGTTCGACGGTTCCGGCCGCTTCCAGGGGTGGCACGACAAAGCGGCAGGTGCGCTCATGCTCAACGCGAACGCGAATGCGAAGGCGAACGCGGACGTCGCCTCGGCGCAGACGGCGAAGACGGATGCTGCTCCCGCGATGACGAAGGCGGATGCCGCTGCACCGGCATCCGCGGACATCGCTCCCGCGGCGCAGGCACCCGCGACCCGCCCGGCACCGGCGCCCGCGCCCGCGCCGAGCAGCGCACCTCCGGTCGCCTCGACGGACCAGGGGGCGCTCATCGCCTTCGTCCCCGGGGTCAGCCGGAGCTCCGCAGCCCGGGAAGACGCGCCCGTGGCGCAGACGGGCGCCGACGAACTCGACGCGACCGTCCAGGCGCCGCCCGCCGCGACCGCGGCGCCGCCCGCACCGTCCCGCCCGGATCCCGCGGCGCCGTCTCCGGCCCCGGTCGCGCCGGAGCCCGACGACATCGAGGACACGCGCATCAGCATCCCGGGTCACCGACTCGTCTTCACGTGGGACGACGGCACCCGCACCTCGGTGTCGCGACGCACGATCTTCGGCCGCAACCCGACGCCCGAGGACGGGGCGGTGATCGTGTCGGTCCGGGACGAGACGCTGTCGCTGTCCAAGACGCACTTCGAGGCCGCAGCCGAGGCGTCCGGGGGATGGGTGCGCGACCGCCATTCCACGAACGGCATGACCCTGGTCCGCGACGGGCAGCGCATCGCGTGCCCGGCCGGCCAGCGCGTGACCGTCCGCCTCGGCGACGCGATCGAGATCGGCGACCGCATCGTGACGATCGGCGGTTACGCGTGA
- a CDS encoding transglutaminaseTgpA domain-containing protein → MTDTSAARSVIAPRRWILDLGATALLTATALVGFWPTFAGASFLPAAIGGILLGLGIAALAAWRRWGILVVTGLVIAAYLVFGGALAIPSTTILGVIPSLQTLQSLVLGTVTAWKQMLTTVAPVAAADGHLIVPFLLALVTATATASLALRLRQVGWALIPPAVLLMLVIALGTPEPAFPIVQGIVFAVGATAWLALRQIWAPQNSAVSVGQVDPARASHMRMRRLLAGAGVLAVAVGAGVATSAVAAPAEPRHVFRDAIIPPFNVRDYPSPLQSFRKNVRDDASDTLFTVEGLPRDARIRTAVMDDYDGMVYNVADGGPTSTSAFTPLRSDISPDAEGIPVTLRIAVGEYREVWLPVAGEPTEIRYSGDREDELRRGTYVNPSTGTAVVTPKLRRGDEYTVDAVIPTIPDDDQLSEVDFGKVAQPKQSNVPEELAALAAETVASAESPIEQVRALEAFLSEGGFFSHGLEGEVLSRAGHTSERITTLIGGDQMIGDDEQYAAAMALLAGEVGIPARVVMGYYPEEEDSGQAVFTATGDDVHAWVEVNFDGVGWLPFDPTPPEDQVPNDQNTKPRTDPQPQVLQPPPPPQEPVDLPPTLPEDRESEDESINLAGIIGTILLIGAISLAIIALLLSPFILIGAWKAAKRRSRRTAARPADRISGGWEELTDRAVDYGARLETGGTRPEEAAAVAVSLDVPRVTVLAERADAEVFGPSDPTPEDVEAFWTEVEEIVGSLGERAGFWKRMKARLSLRSLLTGSAISSGLRGLRDAATARVRGGSGTIEGKAASQSTSEESETP, encoded by the coding sequence ATGACCGACACATCAGCTGCACGCTCCGTGATCGCGCCGCGCCGGTGGATCCTGGACCTGGGAGCGACGGCGCTGCTCACCGCGACCGCATTGGTCGGCTTCTGGCCGACCTTCGCCGGGGCCTCCTTCCTTCCCGCGGCGATCGGCGGGATCCTGCTCGGCCTCGGCATCGCCGCACTCGCCGCCTGGCGCCGGTGGGGCATCCTCGTCGTGACCGGCCTCGTGATCGCCGCCTATCTCGTCTTCGGCGGTGCCCTCGCCATCCCGTCCACGACGATCCTCGGTGTCATCCCCTCATTGCAGACCCTGCAGAGCCTGGTGCTGGGCACGGTGACCGCGTGGAAGCAGATGCTCACCACGGTCGCACCGGTCGCCGCCGCCGACGGCCACCTGATCGTGCCGTTCCTCCTCGCGCTCGTGACCGCGACGGCGACGGCATCCCTCGCCCTGCGTCTGCGTCAGGTCGGGTGGGCGCTGATCCCTCCGGCGGTGCTCCTGATGCTCGTGATCGCGCTCGGCACCCCCGAGCCCGCCTTCCCGATCGTGCAGGGGATCGTGTTCGCCGTCGGTGCGACCGCCTGGCTCGCCCTGCGCCAGATCTGGGCCCCCCAGAACAGCGCCGTCTCGGTCGGTCAGGTCGATCCGGCCCGTGCGTCCCACATGCGCATGCGTCGCCTGCTCGCCGGCGCCGGTGTGCTCGCGGTCGCCGTCGGCGCGGGCGTGGCGACGAGTGCCGTCGCGGCGCCGGCGGAACCCCGCCATGTCTTCCGCGACGCGATCATCCCGCCCTTCAACGTCCGCGACTACCCCAGCCCGCTGCAGTCGTTCCGCAAGAACGTCCGCGACGACGCCTCCGACACGCTGTTCACGGTCGAGGGACTGCCGCGTGACGCGCGCATCCGCACCGCGGTCATGGACGACTACGACGGCATGGTCTACAACGTGGCCGACGGTGGCCCGACCTCGACCAGCGCCTTCACTCCGCTGCGCTCCGACATCTCACCCGATGCCGAGGGGATCCCGGTGACGCTGCGGATCGCGGTCGGCGAGTATCGCGAGGTGTGGCTCCCGGTGGCCGGAGAGCCCACCGAGATCCGCTACTCGGGCGACCGGGAAGACGAATTGCGCCGCGGCACGTACGTCAACCCGTCCACCGGAACCGCTGTGGTCACCCCGAAGCTCCGCCGCGGGGACGAATACACCGTCGACGCGGTGATCCCCACGATCCCCGATGACGACCAGCTCTCCGAGGTGGACTTCGGGAAGGTCGCGCAGCCCAAGCAGAGCAACGTGCCCGAAGAGCTCGCCGCGCTCGCGGCGGAGACCGTGGCCAGTGCGGAGTCGCCCATCGAGCAGGTCCGGGCGCTGGAGGCCTTCCTCTCCGAAGGCGGATTCTTCAGCCACGGACTCGAGGGCGAGGTGCTCTCGCGCGCCGGGCATACGTCGGAGCGGATCACGACGCTCATCGGCGGCGACCAGATGATCGGCGACGACGAGCAGTACGCCGCGGCGATGGCGCTGCTGGCCGGCGAGGTCGGCATCCCCGCCCGCGTCGTGATGGGCTACTACCCCGAGGAAGAGGACTCCGGCCAGGCGGTCTTCACCGCGACCGGTGACGACGTGCACGCGTGGGTCGAGGTGAATTTCGACGGCGTCGGCTGGCTCCCGTTCGACCCCACCCCGCCGGAGGATCAGGTCCCGAACGACCAGAACACCAAGCCCCGCACGGATCCGCAGCCGCAGGTCCTGCAGCCGCCGCCCCCGCCGCAGGAGCCGGTCGACCTGCCGCCCACGCTGCCGGAGGATCGCGAGTCCGAGGACGAGTCGATCAACCTCGCCGGCATCATCGGGACGATCCTGCTGATCGGGGCGATCTCGCTCGCGATCATCGCCCTCCTGCTGTCTCCCTTCATCCTGATCGGCGCGTGGAAGGCCGCGAAACGCCGTTCGCGACGCACCGCCGCCCGCCCGGCCGACCGCATCAGCGGCGGGTGGGAGGAACTGACCGATCGTGCAGTCGACTACGGGGCGCGCCTGGAGACGGGGGGAACGCGACCGGAGGAGGCCGCGGCCGTCGCCGTCAGCCTTGACGTCCCGCGGGTGACCGTCCTCGCCGAGCGCGCGGACGCCGAGGTGTTCGGGCCGTCGGATCCGACACCGGAGGACGTCGAGGCGTTCTGGACCGAGGTCGAGGAGATCGTCGGGTCGCTGGGCGAGCGGGCCGGGTTCTGGAAGCGCATGAAGGCCCGCCTGAGCCTGCGCTCGCTCTTGACCGGATCGGCGATCTCGTCCGGTCTGCGTGGACTCCGCGACGCCGCCACCGCGCGTGTCCGCGGCGGATCCGGCACGATCGAGGGGAAGGCCGCGAGCCAGTCGACGTCCGAGGAGAGTGAAACGCCATGA
- a CDS encoding DUF58 domain-containing protein produces the protein MVAEAPSAPDSTREAGWQDVAALIGVRVLARLRLITAAVRPLAWVLIAASAGSWIVGQIAGWSELTIVAIVLAITVGLCALFLIGRTAYDVSLDLARTRVVVGERAVGALTLANRGSRAILPSRIVLPVGAGRGEFGIQRLAPGEEAEELFAIPTQKRGVVKVGPVSVVRGDPLGLFERAHRRDEPVDLFVHPRTVLFDGQSLGYLRDLEGLPAADLSRDDVSFHALLEYQPGDDLRHVHWRSTARTGTMMVRQYEETRRSHFVIGLSRSSGDYDTAEDFELGISAAGSIGLRALRDSQRVDVRVQGRELPAGTGKQLLDSLAALEASKPREGGLANLAGVVSATMPLASVVVLVCGSKVRTEDLRLACSRLPFGARALAVVTDTTASAPTLRRIGEADVITIGALEQIPAALSKVLA, from the coding sequence ATGGTCGCCGAGGCACCCTCGGCGCCCGATTCGACGCGCGAGGCCGGATGGCAGGACGTCGCCGCCCTGATCGGGGTGCGCGTCCTCGCGCGCCTGCGCCTGATCACCGCCGCCGTCCGGCCTTTGGCGTGGGTGCTCATCGCGGCGTCGGCCGGCTCGTGGATCGTCGGGCAGATCGCGGGATGGTCCGAACTGACGATCGTCGCGATCGTGCTGGCCATCACGGTCGGGTTGTGCGCGCTCTTCCTGATCGGTCGCACGGCGTACGACGTGTCCCTCGACCTCGCGCGGACGCGCGTCGTCGTGGGTGAACGGGCCGTGGGCGCCCTGACCCTCGCCAACCGGGGTTCGCGGGCCATCCTGCCCTCCCGCATCGTGCTCCCCGTCGGCGCCGGTCGCGGCGAGTTCGGCATCCAGCGCCTCGCCCCCGGCGAAGAGGCGGAGGAGCTCTTCGCCATTCCGACGCAGAAGCGCGGTGTCGTGAAGGTCGGCCCCGTCAGCGTCGTGCGCGGCGATCCGCTCGGCCTCTTCGAACGCGCGCACCGCCGTGACGAGCCGGTCGACCTCTTCGTGCACCCGCGTACGGTGCTCTTCGACGGACAGTCCCTCGGTTACCTGCGCGACCTCGAGGGTCTTCCCGCCGCGGATTTGTCGCGCGACGACGTCTCGTTCCACGCCCTGCTCGAGTATCAGCCCGGCGACGACCTGCGCCACGTGCACTGGCGCTCGACGGCGCGCACCGGGACGATGATGGTCCGCCAATACGAGGAGACGCGTCGGTCGCATTTCGTGATCGGCCTCTCACGCTCCAGCGGGGATTACGACACGGCGGAGGACTTCGAGCTCGGCATCTCCGCCGCGGGCTCCATCGGACTGCGGGCGCTGCGTGACTCGCAGCGCGTGGACGTGCGGGTGCAGGGGCGAGAGCTCCCCGCCGGGACCGGCAAGCAGCTCCTCGATTCGCTCGCGGCGCTCGAGGCCAGCAAGCCGCGCGAGGGCGGCCTGGCGAACCTTGCCGGCGTCGTGTCGGCCACGATGCCGCTCGCGAGCGTCGTGGTGCTCGTCTGCGGGTCGAAGGTGCGAACCGAGGACTTGCGCCTGGCCTGCTCGCGACTGCCGTTCGGTGCCCGCGCGCTCGCCGTCGTCACGGACACCACGGCCTCCGCTCCCACGCTGCGCCGCATCGGCGAGGCTGACGTGATCACGATCGGCGCGCTCGAGCAGATCCCCGCGGCCCTGTCGAAGGTGCTCGCATGA
- a CDS encoding AAA family ATPase produces MSMTPEQAAWFHQTFDRLVQNIDKAVQGKHEVVSLVLSSMLAEGHVLLEDAPGTGKTSLAKALAATVQGTSSRIQFTPDLLPSDVTGVTIYDQQTHRFEFHKGPIFASIVLADEINRASPKTQSALLEVMEESRVTVDGVTHETGRPFLVIATQNPIEQAGTYKLPEAQLDRFLIKTSIGYPDLAVTESILAGASNRNPSAGLSAIITMGAVADMADLAATVHVDPAVLRYVAQLAEATRNDPATRLGVSVRGSIAMVRIAKVWAAAHGRHFVLPDDIKTLARPTWQHRLMLDAEAEFAGTTSQTVIDRVLDSVAAPQARTAA; encoded by the coding sequence ATGAGCATGACCCCCGAACAGGCCGCATGGTTCCACCAGACCTTCGACCGGCTGGTGCAGAACATCGACAAAGCGGTCCAGGGCAAGCACGAGGTCGTCTCGCTGGTGCTGTCCTCGATGCTCGCGGAGGGGCACGTGCTGCTCGAGGACGCGCCCGGAACCGGCAAGACGAGCCTCGCCAAAGCGCTCGCCGCAACCGTGCAGGGCACGAGCTCCCGTATCCAGTTCACCCCCGACCTCCTGCCCTCCGACGTCACCGGCGTGACGATCTACGATCAGCAGACGCACCGGTTCGAGTTCCACAAGGGCCCGATCTTCGCTTCGATCGTGCTGGCCGACGAGATCAACCGCGCATCGCCGAAGACGCAGTCGGCACTGCTGGAGGTCATGGAGGAGTCGCGGGTCACCGTGGACGGCGTGACCCACGAGACCGGACGCCCCTTCCTCGTGATCGCGACCCAGAACCCGATCGAGCAGGCGGGGACGTACAAGCTCCCCGAGGCGCAGCTCGACCGATTCCTCATCAAGACCTCGATCGGATACCCCGACCTCGCGGTCACGGAGAGCATCCTCGCCGGTGCCTCCAACCGCAACCCGTCCGCGGGGCTGAGCGCGATCATCACGATGGGCGCGGTCGCGGACATGGCCGATCTCGCGGCGACGGTGCACGTCGACCCCGCGGTGCTGCGGTACGTCGCCCAGCTCGCCGAGGCGACGCGCAACGATCCCGCGACGCGCCTGGGCGTGTCCGTTCGCGGCTCGATCGCGATGGTCCGCATCGCGAAGGTCTGGGCGGCCGCGCACGGGCGTCACTTCGTCCTGCCCGATGACATCAAGACGCTGGCACGTCCGACGTGGCAGCACCGTCTGATGCTGGATGCCGAGGCCGAGTTCGCCGGCACGACCAGCCAGACAGTGATCGATCGCGTGCTCGACTCGGTCGCGGCTCCCCAGGCGCGAACGGCGGCCTGA